GGCTCTGAATGCGGATGGCAGTTGGTTCACCTACAATGGGTTGCGTAATGAAATTGTTCGATGGAAGCAGCAGATACTGATTGATGGAAATAAGCCTGACGCGAGTTTCACGGTGACTGCTATCAATGCTAATAACAGCGCTGCCGATACAAATTTCTACGATCCTTTGTACGGTGGTGATAGCTTAATTGACCTCAATCCGATTAATATTCAAATATATAACAACGCGAATCAATTGGTGGCGTCTTCGGACTATCTTGCAAATGGAATCACTGTCACCGATGCCGGGAACTCTGTTCAGATTTCCGGTTTGGAGAACGGTTGGTACTATGAGGTCGTTACCGATGATGCTCACAAGTTTGATGCCGTGCAGCTAGAAGCCGTGACAGGCACGGGTACGTTTAGCTTAGGCTTTTTCACCTACGGGACGGACTACGCCGGTGACCCGATCAATCTGAGTTACAATATCATCGGTACGGACGGCGACGGCGATGCGGTGTATGGTACGGTCGATGTCAGCCTCTTCCCGGACGCCTATGCTTCGTCGGGTTCAAATTTGGCTGGTACAGATGCCCACGATATGCTGCTGGGAACCAATGGTCATGATACCATATCTGGCCTGGGCGGCGATGATTTCATTGCCGGAAATGCCGGTAATGACCAACTGAATGGAGGGGCCGGACACGATGTCATGCACGGCGGTTCCGGGCACGACATCATGAATGGCGGTTTCGGCAACGATACCTTGCATGGCGGGTCCGGCGATGATGTTATGACCGGCGGTTCAGGCTCCGATACATTCATGTACACAGCAGAGGATATCGGGCATGGTCATGATTCGATAACCGACTTCCATGTTGCTGCCACAAACGCAGAAGGTGACGTGCTCGACTTCTCGAGCGTGTTGACGGGCGCGAATGCCGGCAACTTGCATCAGTTCCTGGAGTTCAGCAACGTAGTCCAGCACTTGGATGGAACCACCACGGCTGATCTTGGCGTCGATACGAACGGAAGTGTTGGAGGTTCATCCTTTACGCCCGTGGCAACAATCACGATGACCGGACTCACCGCCGATGTGGATACCGGGGCCGAGGTTCTGAACGCCTTGATGAATAACAACGAAATTAAGATCGGTTAACTCCGAGGCGAAAGGGAGGGATTGCCCTCCCTTTCGTCCTCAACCGGCAGTCATCGTATCTTGTTCGTTGTTTTGTTTCGGGGGAGATGTAGCGGCGAGGGCATCTCTGACTACCTTTACATGAATACTCTTTCCGAGGTCGCCGTACCTCAGAATGCTGACAGGAAATGGGAGACAACTCCTATGACTGATACAATAAAAATAACATCCTTCGC
This portion of the Desulfomicrobium escambiense DSM 10707 genome encodes:
- a CDS encoding calcium-binding protein; amino-acid sequence: INVTDVSGTPTNTTGMVYESGLSASALVPADGTLAAGDGEKIVSADLSLQAGWTAVAASGSSAYGTWSVTADGKFSYTLTDNTTDLAGAETDSFSYTAKDANGNTVLNTVTITIIDDMPISISPDAIFIENKGVGGSGDAYNSSLNFIPGADGIGLVKFDSSDIDAGAPVVSLIPGSTTSSVIARDESGNNLMVGGQKLYLYLSDDGTTLTASAGPTAGGTVGFTLTLNGSGGLYTFNPEAVISNGTEITSTSLLGVGGGNPSFKLLLDVGGTTQDVAMTTKSVDSVNSDRDDIGISQGQTFSAGELIRFDMVNGLALNADGSWFTYNGLRNEIVRWKQQILIDGNKPDASFTVTAINANNSAADTNFYDPLYGGDSLIDLNPINIQIYNNANQLVASSDYLANGITVTDAGNSVQISGLENGWYYEVVTDDAHKFDAVQLEAVTGTGTFSLGFFTYGTDYAGDPINLSYNIIGTDGDGDAVYGTVDVSLFPDAYASSGSNLAGTDAHDMLLGTNGHDTISGLGGDDFIAGNAGNDQLNGGAGHDVMHGGSGHDIMNGGFGNDTLHGGSGDDVMTGGSGSDTFMYTAEDIGHGHDSITDFHVAATNAEGDVLDFSSVLTGANAGNLHQFLEFSNVVQHLDGTTTADLGVDTNGSVGGSSFTPVATITMTGLTADVDTGAEVLNALMNNNEIKIG